In Anthonomus grandis grandis chromosome 16, icAntGran1.3, whole genome shotgun sequence, a single window of DNA contains:
- the LOC126745951 gene encoding uncharacterized protein LOC126745951 — translation MSRRTSMILKLAKKKLQVHNIESNKDTCDSILEETGDLKEQSPEPSTLSAVHDVLAVSCRNVPISSLETEEKENTKPSSSSSLSPSSSFNLRKHTTVEKSCPKVEKSQPNPEEQVVVAELCVEAAKGGGITVDNCNILKDKLQDPSNSLENGFLQQNLSANQELIEDIILTENAVTDYNNKDECQEKGNTSLNKTQEGKQRIRSSSSSSSNSSCSSSSSEPFGSGKSENDSDFNVDSDQLSTSDSDIENDPTPLHAKNKIPEKSTSPPNNNEDDLPKKR, via the exons ATGTCCCGAAGAACTTCTATGATATTGAAgcttgccaaaaaaaaattacaagttcATAACATAGA AAGTAACAAAGATACTTGTGATTCTATAC ttgaggAAACTGGCGATTTAAAAGAACAGTCTCCAGAGCCAAGTACATTATCTGCAGTTCACGACGTGCTCGCAGTGAGTTGCAGAAATGTTCCTATATCGAGTTTGGAGACTGAAg aGAAAGAAAATACCAAGCCTAGTTCCTCCAGTAGTTTAAGTCCTTCtagtagttttaatttaagaaaacataCCACAG tcgaAAAATCTTGCCCCAAAGTCGAAAAATCTCAACCCAACCCAGAAGAACAGGTCGTGGTAGCAGAATTATGTGTAGAAGCAGCTAAAGGAGGAGGCATAACTGTTGATAATTGCAATATCTTAAAAG ATAAACTCCAAGACCCCAGTAACTCTTTAGAAAACGGGTTTCTACAACAAaatttatctgcaaatcaggaGTTAATCGAAGACataatattaactgaaaatgcAGTAACAGACTACAACAACAAAGATGAATGTCAAG AAAAGGGGAATACGAGTCTTAACAAAACACAAGAAGGCAAGCAGCGAATTAGATCCAGTTCCTCCAGTAGTTCCAATTCTTCTTGCAGTTCGAGTTCTTCTGAGCCATTTGGTTCTGGAAAGTCAGAAAATGATTCCGATTTCAATGTCGACTCAGATCAGTTAAGCACCTCTGATTCTGATATCGAAAATGATCCTACCCCACTTcatgctaaaaataaaattcccgAAAAATCGACAAGCCCACCAAATAATAATGAAGACGACTTACCAAAGAagagatga